Proteins from a genomic interval of Paenibacillus sp. RC334:
- a CDS encoding glycosyl hydrolase family 28-related protein: MTDRFTDRLKLNLSGTGTELTPQQLNENFKSIEKEFIQRSVNASWFGAVGDGVQDDTAALQELINKTPDYSILHIPSGRYKITSTLQIRKQGVRIFGIHKGRYRQGKGVTSIEYYGTGPCFQIGDESLPSFSGFQNVQFHDLAIRYEGTDRAALNNPFSQEVKRGYYGKGTLGIQDWKGGGVTLDNVLIEHFETAFWGYESDVDLFNCTEINYNKTGIHLQNRSSQFTSLALFTLGNDTALDLNSSNGARFLASQHIKDGSSSDIPIRIDDFMNAEFIGCWFEGLSLEHRVTVPSFIQIGATKETKNVALRDSILAIADKFRDKNDDNYWSVCDYFVDVVIGKKILVDEVGGYPRNLRNLVSFSGSSSTQQATLRSHLDFNYVDNRYYKNNGTGQALLLVEKYSNNGIEHLDKTFVKAYLGARQNILAGSWQKVNFNQISYDELTEFEATGSRWRAKQAGKYRIQAYISTDPQVDGNRTRLALHVNDEQVAGSSAYAYLDDRVIGGPNYSALSGTIELKLEADSFIDIRVFSQNKTDILPGGGLTYLTISRM; this comes from the coding sequence GTGACGGATCGTTTCACAGATCGTTTGAAGTTGAATTTGAGTGGTACGGGCACAGAGCTAACGCCGCAGCAATTAAATGAAAACTTTAAAAGCATTGAAAAGGAATTCATCCAACGTAGTGTAAATGCTAGCTGGTTTGGAGCAGTAGGTGACGGTGTCCAGGACGATACGGCAGCTTTGCAGGAACTGATCAATAAGACTCCCGACTATTCCATACTTCATATCCCAAGTGGACGATACAAAATAACCTCCACCCTTCAGATTCGCAAACAGGGCGTACGCATTTTTGGCATTCATAAGGGCAGATACCGACAGGGTAAGGGGGTTACGTCGATTGAATACTATGGTACGGGTCCTTGTTTTCAAATTGGAGACGAGAGTCTTCCATCGTTTAGCGGCTTTCAAAATGTGCAGTTTCATGACCTGGCCATCCGGTACGAAGGGACGGATCGAGCAGCATTAAATAATCCTTTTTCTCAGGAAGTAAAGCGCGGATATTATGGAAAAGGTACTTTAGGCATTCAAGATTGGAAGGGCGGCGGAGTTACGCTGGATAATGTGTTGATTGAGCATTTTGAGACGGCTTTTTGGGGCTACGAAAGCGATGTGGATTTATTTAATTGTACGGAGATTAATTACAATAAAACGGGTATTCACTTGCAGAACAGAAGTTCACAGTTTACCAGCCTTGCGCTTTTTACACTGGGGAATGATACGGCGCTCGATCTGAATAGCTCCAATGGCGCCAGATTTTTGGCCAGCCAGCACATTAAGGACGGAAGCTCAAGTGATATACCCATTCGAATTGATGATTTTATGAATGCCGAATTTATAGGCTGCTGGTTTGAGGGGCTAAGCTTAGAACATAGAGTGACGGTTCCGTCTTTTATTCAAATTGGTGCCACGAAGGAGACGAAGAATGTCGCTCTTCGCGACTCCATTTTAGCTATCGCGGACAAATTCAGGGACAAAAACGACGACAACTACTGGTCAGTATGTGACTATTTTGTAGATGTGGTCATTGGTAAAAAAATTTTAGTGGATGAGGTGGGTGGATATCCACGCAATTTGAGGAATCTGGTTTCCTTCTCCGGCAGCTCATCCACTCAGCAGGCGACGCTTCGTTCGCATTTGGATTTCAATTACGTGGATAACCGTTATTATAAAAACAACGGGACAGGGCAGGCTTTGCTGCTAGTAGAGAAATATTCGAACAACGGAATCGAGCATTTGGATAAAACCTTTGTCAAAGCCTATCTGGGAGCAAGACAAAATATCCTCGCAGGCAGTTGGCAGAAGGTAAACTTCAACCAGATCAGCTATGATGAACTGACCGAGTTTGAGGCAACGGGCAGCCGTTGGCGGGCCAAACAAGCCGGGAAGTACAGAATACAAGCCTATATTTCGACAGATCCTCAAGTGGATGGCAATCGTACACGGCTGGCGCTCCATGTGAATGATGAACAGGTTGCCGGCAGCTCGGCGTATGCTTATCTTGATGATCGGGTGATTGGCGGGCCGAACTACAGTGCTTTGAGTGGAACGATTGAACTGAAGCTGGAGGCCGATTCTTTCATTGATATACGGGTGTTCAGCCAAAATAAAACGGATATTTTACCGGGTGGAGGACTTACGTATCTCACGATCAGCCGAATGTAA
- the xerD gene encoding site-specific tyrosine recombinase XerD, with the protein MKMYIQPFVRYMEDEKGLSPSTLEAYQRDVQQFVEFAESCGIEQPDNIQRSHLVLYLGRLKEQGKAAATISRSVASIRSFFHFLIREGITGHDPSVLLELPKANKKKPSVLTQDEIERLLAAPNVSTPQGGRDKAMLELLYATGIRVSELIALNVRDVRTDLRFVHCGGEVGKERVVPISREASQWAQAYMDEQRALLLRSGQGEEAQIEQEALFLNVSGQRLSRQGFWKMIKKYGQEAGISGDITPHTLRHSFAVHMLEGGADLRSVQEMLGHADLSTTQVYAQTAKRSMKEVYEKHHPHGGNRPSSDRKDRI; encoded by the coding sequence ATGAAAATGTATATTCAACCTTTTGTTCGATATATGGAAGACGAAAAGGGCTTGTCGCCCAGCACATTGGAAGCGTATCAGCGGGACGTGCAGCAGTTTGTCGAGTTCGCTGAAAGCTGCGGCATTGAGCAGCCGGACAATATTCAACGCTCCCATCTGGTGCTGTATTTGGGACGTTTGAAGGAACAGGGAAAAGCCGCAGCGACGATTTCGCGCAGCGTAGCCTCTATCCGCTCCTTTTTCCATTTTCTCATTCGGGAGGGGATTACGGGGCATGATCCGTCTGTCTTGCTGGAGCTGCCGAAGGCCAACAAAAAGAAGCCTTCTGTGCTCACGCAGGATGAGATAGAGCGTCTGCTGGCAGCGCCGAATGTTTCCACCCCGCAAGGGGGACGGGACAAGGCGATGCTGGAACTGCTGTATGCGACAGGCATCCGTGTATCCGAGCTGATCGCCCTGAACGTGCGTGATGTACGCACCGATCTGCGTTTCGTTCACTGTGGCGGTGAGGTGGGGAAGGAGCGTGTCGTGCCGATCAGCCGTGAGGCATCGCAGTGGGCACAAGCGTATATGGACGAGCAGCGTGCGTTGTTGCTGCGGTCCGGGCAGGGTGAGGAGGCTCAGATAGAACAGGAAGCCTTGTTCCTCAATGTGTCCGGTCAGCGTCTCAGCAGACAGGGTTTCTGGAAAATGATCAAGAAGTATGGTCAGGAAGCAGGCATAAGCGGGGATATTACACCGCATACCCTGCGGCATTCTTTTGCGGTACATATGCTGGAGGGCGGAGCGGATTTGCGCTCCGTACAGGAGATGCTGGGCCATGCCGATCTGTCCACGACGCAGGTTTATGCGCAGACAGCCAAGCGAAGTATGAAGGAAGTATACGAAAAGCATCACCCGCACGGCGGCAATCGTCCGTCCAGCGACAGGAAGGATCGTATATGA
- the prli42 gene encoding stressosome-associated protein Prli42 produces MPNKKWVRFFVYIMLAAMIGSTLFMVIEPLIMPL; encoded by the coding sequence ATGCCAAACAAAAAATGGGTTCGTTTTTTCGTCTACATTATGCTCGCCGCGATGATTGGCTCTACGCTGTTCATGGTGATTGAGCCGTTGATTATGCCACTATAA
- a CDS encoding endonuclease Q family protein gives MNGNTVELTDYYADLHIHIGRTEKGDPVKISGSRDLTFANIAKEASGRKGIGLIGIIDCHAPNVQEDIHAYLQTGEMAEIRGGGIAYRDTVVLLGTELEIRAEGRPEAHILAYFPNLEAMEDFTQWMARHMKNVNLSSQRIYAPPRELQQQIYGRGGIMVPAHVFTPHKGIYGSSAARMEELLDMQLISGVELGLSADSSMAGLISELDRFSFLTNSDAHSLGKIGREYNKLSMAKPSFDEFRMALERREGRRVSANYGLNPKLGKYHRSYCQSCGTIMDEQEMADERCPACGHTKLVRGVLDRIWSIADREQPVIPSHRPPYIYQIPLEFIPGLGKAKLNHLLNAFGTEMNILHEVTQEQLAAVVGEVLAEQIVLSREGRLSLVSGGGGTYGKIAKS, from the coding sequence ATGAATGGAAATACGGTGGAACTTACAGACTACTATGCTGATCTCCATATTCATATCGGCAGAACGGAAAAGGGAGATCCGGTCAAAATTAGCGGCAGTCGGGACCTGACTTTTGCCAACATTGCCAAGGAAGCATCTGGTCGCAAGGGGATCGGACTGATCGGTATCATTGACTGCCATGCCCCGAACGTGCAGGAGGATATCCACGCTTATTTGCAAACAGGTGAAATGGCGGAAATCAGGGGTGGCGGTATCGCGTACCGGGATACGGTTGTGCTGCTGGGAACGGAGTTGGAGATTCGGGCGGAAGGCCGTCCCGAGGCACACATCCTGGCCTATTTTCCCAATTTGGAGGCGATGGAGGATTTTACGCAATGGATGGCTCGGCACATGAAAAATGTCAATCTTAGCTCGCAGCGTATCTATGCTCCGCCACGCGAGCTACAGCAGCAAATTTACGGCCGTGGAGGCATAATGGTGCCAGCGCATGTATTCACCCCTCATAAGGGCATATACGGCAGCTCTGCGGCCCGTATGGAGGAACTGCTGGATATGCAGCTCATTAGCGGGGTGGAGCTGGGGTTAAGTGCGGATTCGTCTATGGCCGGATTGATATCGGAGCTGGACCGTTTCAGCTTCCTGACCAATTCGGATGCCCATTCGCTCGGCAAAATTGGACGGGAGTACAACAAATTATCCATGGCAAAGCCGAGCTTTGATGAATTCAGAATGGCTTTGGAGCGCCGGGAAGGACGACGGGTGTCTGCCAATTACGGATTAAATCCGAAGCTGGGCAAGTACCATCGTTCCTACTGTCAAAGCTGCGGTACGATTATGGATGAGCAAGAGATGGCGGACGAACGCTGCCCTGCCTGTGGTCATACCAAGCTGGTGCGGGGCGTACTGGATCGGATATGGAGTATTGCTGACCGTGAGCAGCCCGTGATTCCATCGCATCGTCCACCGTACATTTACCAGATTCCGCTGGAGTTTATCCCCGGTCTGGGCAAAGCCAAGCTGAACCATCTGCTGAATGCGTTCGGAACAGAAATGAATATTTTACATGAGGTTACACAGGAACAATTGGCGGCGGTTGTCGGAGAAGTGTTGGCAGAGCAAATTGTCCTTTCCCGGGAAGGACGACTTTCCCTCGTATCCGGTGGTGGCGGAACCTACGGCAAAATAGCCAAGTCCTAG
- a CDS encoding Fur family transcriptional regulator has translation MEARIEKIKQQLQSQGYKLTPQREATVRVLLENEDDHLSAEDVFMLVKEKAPEIGLATVYRTLELLSELHVVEKINFGDGVARYDLRGDTTKHHHHHLICVQCGSVDEILEDWLGPLEERLEREYNFTVVDHRLDFHGICYRCKAKNDTTAQKFLGKTKKNKSQD, from the coding sequence ATGGAAGCACGGATCGAAAAAATTAAGCAGCAGCTGCAATCCCAGGGCTACAAACTAACGCCTCAGCGGGAAGCCACCGTCAGAGTTTTACTTGAGAACGAAGATGATCATCTGAGTGCGGAAGATGTATTTATGCTCGTTAAAGAGAAAGCTCCCGAAATTGGTCTGGCAACCGTATACCGTACCCTAGAACTGCTAAGTGAACTGCACGTCGTGGAGAAAATCAATTTTGGTGATGGCGTTGCGCGTTATGACCTGCGCGGCGATACGACCAAGCATCACCACCACCATTTGATATGTGTGCAGTGCGGCAGTGTGGATGAAATACTGGAGGACTGGCTTGGACCGCTGGAAGAGCGTCTGGAACGGGAATATAACTTTACCGTAGTGGACCACCGTTTGGACTTTCACGGTATTTGTTATCGTTGCAAGGCGAAGAACGATACGACCGCCCAGAAATTTTTGGGTAAAACCAAGAAAAACAAATCTCAGGATTAA
- the lipB gene encoding lipoyl(octanoyl) transferase LipB has product MNRRPLDVTYTNRMEYAHAWDVQKDIVGKLDAGEARETLMLLQHPPTYTIGSQRHPEHLLLTPEQLKAQGISVFQIDRGGDITYHGPGQLVGYPLLMLGNQKALDLHGYLRSLEEVIIRLLASHGIEGSRKPEYTGVWVGNLKIAAIGVKFNKCKHRRGFVTSHGFAFNIKSGIQHEGFQGIVPCGIQEYGVTSLEDCTQQTFSVEQIAKEIVPYFEEQFSFAAEWQSHSLL; this is encoded by the coding sequence GTGAACAGACGACCGCTGGATGTAACCTATACGAATAGGATGGAGTACGCCCATGCATGGGATGTCCAGAAGGATATTGTAGGGAAGCTGGATGCGGGGGAGGCGAGGGAAACGCTTATGCTTCTCCAGCACCCGCCGACCTACACGATTGGCTCTCAGCGGCATCCTGAGCATCTGCTTCTCACGCCGGAGCAGTTGAAAGCTCAGGGAATCAGCGTCTTTCAGATTGACCGTGGGGGAGACATTACATATCATGGGCCGGGGCAGCTGGTCGGATATCCCCTGCTTATGCTGGGCAACCAGAAGGCGCTTGACCTGCACGGATACCTCAGGAGTCTGGAAGAGGTGATCATTCGGTTGCTGGCTTCCCATGGTATTGAAGGAAGTCGCAAGCCTGAATACACAGGGGTATGGGTCGGGAATCTTAAAATCGCGGCCATAGGAGTCAAATTCAACAAATGTAAGCACCGTCGGGGCTTTGTGACCAGTCATGGTTTTGCCTTCAATATCAAATCAGGGATACAGCATGAGGGCTTTCAGGGTATCGTTCCATGCGGAATTCAGGAATATGGAGTAACTTCATTGGAGGACTGCACACAGCAGACTTTTTCAGTGGAGCAGATTGCGAAGGAGATTGTACCTTACTTTGAGGAGCAATTTTCATTTGCGGCGGAATGGCAAAGTCATTCCCTCCTATAA
- a CDS encoding purine-nucleoside phosphorylase produces MSTANQATIQEAADYIRAKSGIRPEIGLILGSGLGILADLIQDGISIPYQDIPHFPVSTVEGHEGELLLGTIEGRAVVMMKGRFHMYEGYGPQLTAFPVRVMKQLGIQSLLVTNAAGGVNTSYEPGDLMVISDHLNLTGQNPLIGPNDAALGVRFPDMSEAYSRRLREIAKQTAAQQGFSLQEGVYAGLLGPNYETPAEIVMLRTLGADAVGMSTVSEVIVARHAGIEVLGFSCITNMAAGILDQPLSHDEVMETAEKVREKFLNLVLAIIPQM; encoded by the coding sequence ATGTCAACAGCCAACCAAGCTACGATCCAGGAAGCAGCAGATTATATCCGTGCCAAGAGCGGAATCCGTCCGGAAATCGGCCTTATTTTGGGCTCGGGTCTCGGCATTCTGGCCGATTTGATTCAGGATGGAATTAGTATTCCTTACCAGGATATCCCCCATTTTCCCGTATCGACGGTAGAAGGTCATGAAGGAGAATTGCTGCTAGGTACCATTGAAGGTCGCGCTGTAGTTATGATGAAGGGCCGCTTCCATATGTATGAGGGCTATGGCCCGCAGCTTACGGCTTTCCCGGTTCGGGTCATGAAGCAATTGGGTATTCAAAGTCTGCTGGTGACGAATGCGGCAGGCGGTGTCAATACGTCTTACGAGCCGGGCGATCTGATGGTTATCTCGGATCATCTCAATCTGACCGGACAAAATCCGCTGATTGGACCGAACGATGCGGCTCTGGGTGTTCGCTTCCCTGACATGTCAGAGGCATACAGCCGTCGCTTGCGCGAGATTGCCAAGCAAACCGCTGCTCAGCAGGGCTTCAGCTTGCAGGAAGGCGTATATGCCGGATTGCTGGGTCCAAACTATGAAACGCCTGCTGAAATCGTTATGCTGCGCACACTGGGTGCAGATGCAGTGGGTATGTCCACGGTGTCCGAGGTCATTGTAGCCCGTCATGCAGGCATTGAGGTGCTGGGCTTCTCCTGTATCACGAACATGGCGGCAGGCATTTTGGATCAGCCTCTGTCCCACGATGAAGTAATGGAGACAGCAGAGAAGGTACGTGAGAAATTTTTGAATCTCGTATTGGCGATTATTCCACAAATGTAG
- the mciZ gene encoding Z-ring formation inhibitor MciZ, with protein MKSYRTETTLHIVGKAWQIQALLRQWQKEHGSAATIASLMVPKKVQV; from the coding sequence ATGAAAAGCTACCGTACCGAAACCACTCTCCATATTGTCGGCAAAGCCTGGCAGATCCAAGCCCTACTGCGGCAATGGCAAAAAGAACACGGCTCCGCTGCCACGATCGCCTCGCTCATGGTTCCAAAAAAGGTTCAGGTCTAA
- a CDS encoding O-antigen ligase family protein, with amino-acid sequence MKTVLTVVGLLAFSIPYACQGLSPRVIAISLLILLFSYLMLLPSLKPLIATLADNPLLTLLMMYIAASCLWAEQEQTSSMLMVLKFVTFSTFGLYLVTHYTTQGCIRLLVITLSILSVLNLLAVVLVPSFAIHGGVEHTGLWKGISGHKNTLGTLSLLCFVSHVIYFFRGTRKALHVGFILLNALLLIKCQSTTSLLLTSSLFTFILFILLFKRIRSVALRGFFISSSCLLVLLGLVFAFIYGDAIALEFGKTTTLTGRTEIWQGIAGAIDSHYWFGHGYGSFWANRPSIYANGIRFDLTSSHSGFRDLWIDIGLTGLLATITLAITTLFKFRIGKTDMYTWLTAAVFFLFIVLNNITDSRFLNSLAIYWIIFVVIVIKVQERHRLTVAEKANTKAIQHASITLGTTNRTARKKEPRFPTP; translated from the coding sequence GTGAAGACTGTCCTTACAGTGGTCGGTTTACTGGCTTTTTCCATTCCTTATGCCTGTCAGGGCTTGTCTCCCAGAGTGATCGCAATTTCCCTGCTTATCCTGTTGTTTAGCTATCTGATGCTGTTGCCCTCGCTAAAGCCACTGATCGCAACCTTGGCTGATAATCCGTTGCTGACCTTGCTCATGATGTACATAGCTGCCTCCTGTTTATGGGCTGAACAGGAACAGACCTCATCCATGCTGATGGTGCTTAAATTCGTTACTTTTTCCACCTTCGGACTTTATCTGGTTACCCATTATACGACGCAAGGCTGCATCCGCCTGTTGGTCATTACGTTAAGTATTTTGAGCGTACTCAATCTACTGGCGGTAGTGCTCGTTCCCTCCTTTGCCATTCATGGGGGCGTCGAACATACAGGGCTGTGGAAAGGCATTTCCGGTCATAAAAACACACTGGGAACGCTCTCTCTGCTATGTTTTGTTTCACATGTCATTTATTTTTTCAGGGGAACACGCAAAGCTTTGCATGTTGGCTTTATTTTGCTGAATGCCTTACTGCTCATCAAATGCCAATCTACCACCTCGTTGCTGCTAACTTCTTCCCTGTTCACGTTCATCCTGTTTATATTGCTATTCAAAAGAATCCGAAGCGTTGCGCTGCGTGGTTTCTTCATTAGCAGCTCCTGCCTGCTTGTGCTTTTGGGTCTCGTGTTCGCCTTTATTTACGGGGATGCGATTGCATTGGAATTCGGCAAGACAACAACCTTGACTGGAAGAACAGAGATCTGGCAGGGGATTGCAGGCGCCATTGACAGTCACTACTGGTTTGGTCATGGTTACGGTTCCTTCTGGGCAAACCGGCCCAGCATCTATGCCAATGGAATCCGATTTGATCTGACAAGCAGTCACAGCGGGTTTCGGGATCTGTGGATCGATATCGGCCTCACAGGACTGTTGGCAACCATTACACTCGCCATAACCACTTTATTTAAATTCAGAATCGGTAAAACCGATATGTATACATGGCTGACGGCAGCTGTCTTTTTCCTATTCATTGTATTAAACAATATTACGGATAGCCGCTTTCTGAATTCTCTGGCCATCTACTGGATCATATTCGTTGTTATTGTGATTAAGGTACAGGAACGGCATAGACTGACAGTAGCAGAAAAGGCGAATACGAAAGCCATACAGCACGCCTCCATCACATTAGGAACTACCAACCGAACAGCACGCAAAAAAGAACCCCGTTTTCCTACGCCTTAA
- a CDS encoding iron chaperone, which produces MDVFAEYLARIDNLGHRDRTEEILEWITKKYPHLVPKIAWNQPMFTDHGTFIIGFSVSKHHLAVAPEKAGINHFSNEIAKAGYDHTKELVRIRWDGPVDFSLLERMIEFNITEKANCSTFWRK; this is translated from the coding sequence ATGGACGTTTTTGCAGAATATCTAGCACGAATTGATAACCTGGGACATCGGGATCGAACGGAAGAAATTCTAGAGTGGATTACAAAGAAGTACCCACATTTAGTACCAAAAATAGCGTGGAATCAGCCCATGTTTACCGATCATGGCACATTTATTATTGGATTTAGTGTATCCAAACATCATTTGGCTGTGGCGCCTGAAAAGGCTGGGATTAATCATTTTTCCAATGAAATTGCGAAGGCCGGTTATGATCACACCAAGGAGTTGGTGCGTATCCGGTGGGATGGGCCGGTTGATTTCTCATTACTGGAAAGAATGATTGAATTCAATATTACGGAGAAGGCAAACTGTTCAACTTTTTGGCGGAAATAG
- a CDS encoding tripeptidase T gives MTAKVVKDRIVQEFMELVQVDSETKHEQEISRVLKEKFNALGLEVTEDDSRERTGHGSGNLIVTWKAEGAEQAPKLFFTCHMDTVTPGKGIKPQLGEDGWIRSDGSTILGADDKAGIAALFEAIRVVREQKIPHGQIQFVITAGEESGLFGARAMKPELLDADFGYALDSNGEVGSICVAAPTQARIEMKITGKSAHAGVNPEDGISAIQVASKAISNMKLGRIDKETTANIGSFEGGGATNVVCDFVLIRAEARSIVQEKVHHQIQHMREALETTAREFGAQGEFRSEVIYPAFSFTEHDEIVQVAQRAIQGLGLATPTFHSGGGSDANVFNGLGIPTVNLAVGYQNIHTTQEKIKADDLVKVAEVVLALIQEATK, from the coding sequence ATGACAGCAAAAGTAGTGAAAGACCGAATCGTACAAGAATTTATGGAACTCGTACAGGTGGATAGCGAAACCAAGCACGAGCAGGAAATATCGCGTGTTCTGAAAGAAAAATTCAATGCACTTGGGCTGGAGGTAACAGAAGATGATTCCCGCGAAAGAACCGGACATGGTTCGGGTAATCTGATCGTAACCTGGAAAGCGGAAGGCGCGGAGCAAGCACCTAAATTGTTTTTTACCTGCCACATGGATACCGTTACACCAGGCAAAGGCATTAAGCCGCAGCTGGGTGAGGATGGCTGGATTCGCAGTGACGGTTCAACCATTTTGGGGGCAGACGATAAGGCAGGGATTGCCGCTTTGTTCGAGGCGATTCGTGTCGTGCGTGAGCAGAAAATTCCCCATGGACAAATTCAGTTTGTGATTACGGCAGGTGAGGAGTCCGGTCTGTTCGGCGCACGGGCAATGAAACCAGAATTGCTGGATGCGGACTTTGGGTATGCATTGGATTCCAATGGTGAAGTAGGCTCCATTTGTGTGGCTGCGCCAACGCAGGCTCGTATTGAAATGAAAATTACTGGAAAATCTGCTCATGCGGGTGTAAATCCCGAAGATGGCATCAGTGCCATTCAAGTAGCTTCCAAGGCCATTTCCAACATGAAGCTGGGACGGATTGATAAGGAAACGACTGCTAACATCGGCAGCTTCGAGGGCGGCGGAGCAACGAATGTTGTATGCGATTTTGTGCTGATCCGGGCAGAGGCACGTAGTATTGTGCAGGAGAAGGTTCATCATCAAATCCAGCATATGCGTGAAGCACTGGAAACTACCGCGCGTGAATTTGGTGCACAAGGAGAATTCCGCAGCGAAGTCATTTATCCGGCATTCAGCTTCACAGAGCATGATGAAATTGTGCAGGTTGCGCAGCGTGCTATACAAGGGCTGGGACTGGCAACGCCGACCTTCCATTCCGGTGGTGGCTCGGATGCCAATGTATTCAATGGACTGGGAATTCCAACGGTGAATTTGGCTGTTGGCTACCAGAACATTCATACAACACAGGAAAAAATCAAGGCAGATGATCTGGTGAAGGTTGCCGAAGTGGTCCTAGCTCTTATCCAAGAGGCGACGAAGTAA
- a CDS encoding LysR family transcriptional regulator, which translates to MELLQLRYFLTLARCEHVTEAAGKLHVTQSSLSKTIQRLEDDLGSPLFDRLGRKLRLNEFGRTFLRRTEKALFELEQGKQEIADLSNPDHGTLQLAVTTASTLPGILREFRKNKPNTQFHVQMVNLEDMSTLLHRGEIDFCLSSPPIQGDDIDCQILFEDPIVVAVPLGHRYADRSSITLAELKDEWFVGVKKGYGIRDLVDSKCQSVGFVPKYVYEGDEPARLIALVEAEIGLAFIPSTARNPQQRIAYLPIEDQRLVREIALLSQKNRYISKAAIAFRSVVIDYFGAMSKPIDE; encoded by the coding sequence TCCTCACTGAGCAAAACGATACAGCGATTGGAGGATGACTTGGGTTCACCGTTATTTGATCGATTGGGCAGAAAGCTGCGGCTAAACGAATTCGGAAGAACATTCCTTCGCCGGACCGAAAAAGCCCTATTCGAATTGGAACAGGGAAAGCAGGAAATTGCTGACCTCTCCAACCCGGATCACGGTACACTCCAATTGGCGGTCACCACAGCAAGCACATTGCCAGGTATCTTGCGGGAATTCCGGAAAAATAAGCCGAACACCCAGTTTCATGTACAAATGGTAAATTTGGAAGACATGTCTACACTTCTTCATCGAGGGGAGATCGATTTTTGCCTGTCCTCTCCTCCGATCCAAGGTGATGATATCGACTGTCAGATCCTATTCGAGGACCCCATCGTAGTAGCGGTGCCTCTTGGTCATCGATATGCGGATCGAAGCAGCATCACATTAGCAGAGCTTAAGGATGAGTGGTTTGTGGGTGTGAAAAAAGGATACGGCATTCGTGATCTGGTGGACTCCAAATGCCAATCAGTCGGGTTTGTACCGAAGTATGTATATGAAGGAGATGAGCCTGCAAGATTAATCGCACTAGTGGAAGCGGAGATTGGGCTTGCCTTTATACCAAGTACAGCAAGAAACCCACAGCAACGCATTGCATATCTTCCGATAGAAGATCAGAGACTTGTGCGGGAGATTGCTTTATTGTCGCAAAAAAACAGATATATCTCGAAAGCAGCTATCGCGTTTCGCAGCGTTGTTATAGACTATTTCGGTGCAATGTCCAAACCAATTGATGAATGA
- a CDS encoding YqzK family protein, with product MVLSLRRGLKWLRLVILFGALACMFYYSLGLFRDWITPVDHYRIPEGHAVKVFGGQELSDVSEHKTAVSERLRFFYWYGE from the coding sequence ATGGTACTATCGTTGCGGAGAGGACTGAAATGGCTGCGTTTGGTCATACTGTTCGGGGCTTTGGCATGTATGTTCTACTATAGCCTTGGGTTATTCAGGGATTGGATTACACCTGTGGATCATTACCGGATACCGGAAGGACATGCAGTCAAGGTATTCGGCGGGCAGGAATTATCCGACGTATCCGAGCATAAGACGGCAGTGTCGGAGCGTTTACGTTTCTTTTACTGGTATGGAGAATAG